The Oryza brachyantha chromosome 7, ObraRS2, whole genome shotgun sequence genomic interval AATATCACTCCATTAAacagttgtttaaaaaaaatccgttTGAAATGACGATATAATTTGACTATGCCATGAAATCATCTCCAGGTCAAAGCAAAATAGAGTAATAAAATTGGCGCCAAGCGTCACTCGTGACGCTCACTTCCAGCTGATCCCGGATCCTATTTATATCCACGCCATGAGAGCATGCTCGCTCCAAGCAATCACAAGCTCCATGGCCACGACCTCCACTCCGGCGCaggccgcagcggcggcggctctgcCACTCTCCGGCCGCGTGGCCATCGTCACCGGTGCATCGCGCGGCGTcggccgcgccatcgccgtccaCCTAGCCTCGCTCGGTGCCAGCGTCGTCATCGGCTACGCCTCCAGCTCCGGGCCGGCCGAGGCGCTGGCGGCCGAGCTCCCGAGCGCGGTGGCGGTGAAGGCCGACGTCTCCGACGAGGCCGGCGTGAGGTCCCTTTTCGACGCCGCCGAGTCGgccttcggcggcggcgcggcgcacaTTCTGGTGGCCTGCGCCGGCCTCGCCATCAGTACGTACCCCGAGCTCGCCGCCACGTCCGCCGCGGACTTCGACGCCGCGTTCGCCGTGAACACCCGCGGCGCGTTCCTGTGCCTCCGCGAGGCCGCCAACCGgctgcgccgcggcggcgggggccggGTCGTGGCCGTGTCGTCCACGCTGGCGGCGACGCTGCTGCCCGGGTACGCGGCGTACGCGGCGTCGAAGGCCGCCGTGGAGGCGATGGTGCGGGTGATGGCGAAGGAGGTCGGGCCGTCACGGGTGACGGTGAACTGCGTGGCGCCGGGCCCCGTGGCGACGGAGCTGTTCTTCGCCGGGAAGAgcgaggaggcggtggagaggtTCAAGGCCGCGAACCCGATGGGGCGGCTCGGCGAGGTCGGCGACATCGCGCCGGTGGTCGGATTCCTCtgcaccgacgccgccgagtGGGTCAACGGCCAGGTGATTCGAGTCAACGGCGGCATTGCCTAGCTTGGCgactatttaattttctctatGTATTGAGAGATGATtgatagataaattgaagaaaataaaataagcagttttGCTACTATAGGATATGATTATACACTGTTTACGTTTGCAGCTGAAAATGAACACAATTGTTTGTAACATTGTATCCCCTTTGTTAAAATTAGTCAACTTTTCAAGAAATCTAAATATGTGACCGCTAAATTCTTTAGAAGTTGTTTTTATAACAGAAATACTTAGGtgccatcttttggcttattccACAAATAACCAAagtgacatatttataaataaataatagcttaaaaataaaatttttatatatgtgtccttATCGATCTAGAGCTaagtctagaaaataaattatgataaaaacccttaaaatcaactcaaaatttaaacttgaaatTTCAAATGTTGGCTTGTGTGCAGTAGGAAAAAGCTGCGGTTGATGGATGATTTGGTTCAACCATAATGTGAGAAAGTATgacagagagaaaaaaaatgttccatTCATCATCAATTCAATATATACATAGAGAATACGATGTGAATCACATCGTGGAAGTAAACGTTGTACTCGTCTCACAAAGGCATCCGTTAGGGAAGAGAAAGGTGTGTTTCTCCTAGAGAATAAACATCCTTCCAATAACCACCTTTGCATATCGATGGATAAGATCACTCCTATGAATGAATTAGATCAATCCAAATATTTAACACATAGCATTGATTTTGACCACATCGATTGGTTCAAACCGAACTTTTATTCCATTTGATTTAAATCGTATCAAATGTTCCCAAATTTATTCCAGTTTTCTGCAACATTCTAACACGCGACGTTTCGTGCCACTCACCAACAACCTCAAGAGACGTATCCACCGTTGACACGTATGACCTGGCCGTTGGTCCactcggcggcgtcggtgcaGAGGAAGCCGACCATCGCTGCGATGTCGCCGGGGTCGCCGAGCCGCCCCATCGGGTTGGCCTCCACGGTGCGCCGCACCCACTCGTCGTCCTTCCCGGCGAAGAACATGTCCGTCGCCACGGGGCCCGGCGCGACGCAGTTGGCCGTGATGCGCGTCCCCTTGAGCTCCTTCGCCATCGTCCGCACCatggcctccaccgccgccttgGACGCCGTGTACGCCGAGTAGCCCAGCGGCAGCGACGCGACCACCGACGAGGTGATAGCCACgatgcggccgccgccgccgcgggggaggCGGTTCGCCGCCTCGCGGAGGCAGAGGAACGCGCCGCGCAGGTTGATGGCGATGGTGCGGTCGAAGTCGGCCGTGGGGGTGTTCGCCAGGTGGGGGTACCTGTCGTCGAGCACGCCGGCGTTGGCCACGAGGATGTGCGCCCCGGCACCGAAGGCCGACTCGGCGGCGTCGAACAGGGCACGGACGCCTGCCTCGTCGGCCACGTCGGCCTTGACCGCCACGGCGCGGGGGAGCTCCGCAGCGAGCGCgtcggcctcctcggcgcTGGACGCGtacccgacgacgacgctggcGCCGAGCGCGGAGAGGTGGGCCGCGATGGCGCGCCCGATGCCGCGCGACGCGCCGGTCACGATGGCCACGCGGCCGAAGAGGGGCTGGGCCGCCTGCTCCGACGAGGCGACCATTTTTGTCTCGAGCTCTCGATTGCAATGGGTTGGGTGGAGACGAAGACTGTATAGAACTCTCGTGATCACTTCCATTTAAAGAAGGTTAAATTTCACCTGGAACTTTCCTGaaattgataataaattaatagcacTAAAATACAAAGAAGAATATATTGTTCTCTTTTGCATTATTGGCAtactgtttatttttgttgtatcTAATGATCTTATCTGAACATATTGTGTGGACGATGCTCGATGGGTGAGTACCAAAAATATGATAAGTTTTCTGTTAAAATTGTGAGGACGATGTGTGAGTACTACTCCAGTATACTGTACTAGGAGCATTGCAGGTTATGTTGGACTTTGGAAATATTTATGTTAAGGGAGCGGCTATATATCACTTGATgattcttttatttaaatcACACGAATATAACTGTAGTATAATTATAGTATAACTATGATTAACTAACTTgtaattacaaatataactagtatatactccatctgttttatttttaaagactttttagctatgtttatattcatcaattgataaatatattgtttgtctatatttattattagtatCTATGTGAATCGAGTCGAACCAGATATTAATTTCCAGTCGCATAGGAAAAAAACACGAAAATAAGTGGTTTTGGGAACCCTGTGCTGTGCAGCCACGTACACTTGATGCAACTACTTTGAATTTTGATGCaaatattactatgttttaaaaaagatgattAAATTGACAGAAATACTACTGTCCAGCCTCCTGTCTTGATGGGATTTATCAAACGGAACAATTACGATTATTTGGATAGAAGCTGATCCTACCTGTGAGGATAGAAATAGCTTCCACCGTTTCCACCGTATGCTTCTCTCCCAAGCTATTTCTCcccgcctccttcctctcaGTGTGCTTCACCACGGCAAATTTTGGTCCCTCAAAATATTCAGATTGGTTTTGTATTTCTACTCAAGGATATTTCAATCAGTGGCTGATCTGCTATGCGGCAAGGCGTCTGGAGCCCCCACTACCAGCTCTAGATTACATTTATAGAGCCCCACTAAAATTTTCTTGCATGTCCATGTAAAGAGTGGCTAAAGTTGTCTTAGCCCCCACTATTATTTTGTCGTGCATCTGCTCCTGTTCTCAATACAGTAGCATGGTAAATGTACAACAATCATTTGCATCTTTGCAACTTTATTGGTctataatatcatatataaaatggtTTTATGGAGATACATGTTCAGGCTACAGGCAGCAATTCATAAGGTGCATACATAGTGAACTAAGTTTTGCTGTCTATACTGTCAACTGTCAAGGAACAACACAGCAATAGCTTGCTCCAGCACCTCAGAAATTTACGGTTGCTTTGATAGCATCCAGGACCTGTAGAAGACTTGTGTTAAAGCTGCAAACCAATCACAATGCACTGAAAGATCGATGATTAGATCATTCGTTTAGTCGTTACCTTGTTCTTTGTGGGCATGTAAAATGTTTCATAAACAAGAGGAAAAGGAGTGTCCAGGCCACATACTCTTGCGACCGGCGCTTCTAACTGGAGCAGAACAATTTATGGATATGGAAACATGAACTCGAGATTATGATGTAAATTGTAATCAAgaattgattttgtggttCAGAGAGTTGGAGGATCAGGTACCCTTTGGAAGCAGCGCTCGGTGATGGATGCGGCAATTTCGGCACCAAAACCTCCTGTGATTGGAGCCTCATGGCTGACCTGGGATAGTATTTCAGGGTTCAGATAGAGTTGACAGTGATAATGGCATAAAAGCAAGCACAAAGTGCAAACTTACGAGAAGTTTTCCTGTCTTGCTGACAGAGGCCTCTACCATTTCTCTGTCCCATGGAATCAGTGTTCTTAGATCTATCAGCTCGCAAGATATTCCATCCTATCATA includes:
- the LOC121055036 gene encoding NADPH-dependent aldehyde reductase-like protein, chloroplastic, which codes for MATTSTPAQAAAAAALPLSGRVAIVTGASRGVGRAIAVHLASLGASVVIGYASSSGPAEALAAELPSAVAVKADVSDEAGVRSLFDAAESAFGGGAAHILVACAGLAISTYPELAATSAADFDAAFAVNTRGAFLCLREAANRLRRGGGGRVVAVSSTLAATLLPGYAAYAASKAAVEAMVRVMAKEVGPSRVTVNCVAPGPVATELFFAGKSEEAVERFKAANPMGRLGEVGDIAPVVGFLCTDAAEWVNGQVIRVNGGIA
- the LOC102722232 gene encoding NADPH-dependent aldehyde reductase-like protein, chloroplastic, with translation MVASSEQAAQPLFGRVAIVTGASRGIGRAIAAHLSALGASVVVGYASSAEEADALAAELPRAVAVKADVADEAGVRALFDAAESAFGAGAHILVANAGVLDDRYPHLANTPTADFDRTIAINLRGAFLCLREAANRLPRGGGGRIVAITSSVVASLPLGYSAYTASKAAVEAMVRTMAKELKGTRITANCVAPGPVATDMFFAGKDDEWVRRTVEANPMGRLGDPGDIAAMVGFLCTDAAEWTNGQVIRVNGGYVS